GGAAACCCCGACGCAGCCCGGTAGGAGGGTTCATGGCCTGCTGGGCCGAACCTGAGTAGAGCGCGGAAGCACGGCAAATCTGCCCATACTGAGGTGTCACAATGAGCAGTGTAGTGAACACAAAGGCCCCGGCGCTTGAGAAGCCCGGATGGACCCTGACCTTCCATGACGAGTTCGACCGGCCGCAGCTCAATGACATGTACTGGTTCCCCGCATACCGCTCGGGCCGCAAGGAGTACTTCAAGCGCATCGGCAAGGAGAGCCGCTGGGTCGATCACAACGCACACTACGTCTTTGAGGATGGCGTCCTCAAGCTGCGCATCGACGAGAAGCTGCCCTTCCGTCCCGACAAGTCCACCCAATGCGTGAGTTGCATCCAGACCTCAGACCATCGCTTTGGCGCAACCACCGACGAGTACCAGATCCTCGACAAGTTCGCGCAGAAGTATGGCTGGTTTGAGATCCGCTGCAAGTTCCCGCGGGGCGAGGGGATCATGAGCGCCTTCTGGCTGCACCAGCATGATCCCACAAAGCAGGAGTTCACCCCCGAGGGTCAGCGGAGGGAAGTCGGCGACGGCGTCGTGGAGATCGACATCTTCGAGCAGCAGGGCCGGTACATCACCGACTCCGCCACCAGCATCGACCTCAACGTGCACTTTACCCGCGACGCTCACAGCCGCCCCGAGGCCGGCA
This genomic stretch from Armatimonadia bacterium harbors:
- a CDS encoding family 16 glycosylhydrolase; protein product: MSSVVNTKAPALEKPGWTLTFHDEFDRPQLNDMYWFPAYRSGRKEYFKRIGKESRWVDHNAHYVFEDGVLKLRIDEKLPFRPDKSTQCVSCIQTSDHRFGATTDEYQILDKFAQKYGWFEIRCKFPRGEGIMSAFWLHQHDPTKQEFTPEGQRREVGDGVVEIDIFEQQGRYITDSATSIDLNVHFTRDAHSRPEAG